Proteins from a single region of Sneathiella aquimaris:
- a CDS encoding NAD(P)H-dependent oxidoreductase has translation MKCLAVISHPLKDSLCNDLLDEVADELERKNHEVRIKDLYEEAFDPVLTRDERASYYGNEYAPSGTQKDIEQLCETEYLVLIFPTWWFGLPAILKGWLDRVWVPGAAYAHSVDNKSISPKLNALKKVRVITTLGSPWWVDRLILRQPIKRALKYGVVGACSRGCDFEMLSLYDCENLTQDKINRFKMRIRRFL, from the coding sequence GTGAAATGCCTTGCTGTTATATCTCATCCGTTAAAAGATAGTCTTTGCAATGACTTGTTGGATGAAGTTGCGGATGAACTTGAACGTAAAAATCATGAAGTCCGGATCAAGGATTTGTATGAAGAAGCGTTTGATCCGGTTCTAACTCGTGATGAACGGGCGAGTTACTACGGTAATGAATATGCTCCGTCCGGGACGCAAAAGGATATCGAACAGCTTTGCGAAACGGAGTATCTGGTTCTGATTTTTCCAACATGGTGGTTCGGCCTTCCTGCTATTTTAAAGGGTTGGTTGGATCGAGTCTGGGTGCCGGGGGCTGCCTATGCGCATTCTGTCGATAACAAATCCATTTCACCAAAATTGAACGCGCTTAAAAAGGTTAGAGTGATAACCACGCTTGGCTCTCCGTGGTGGGTTGATCGTCTGATTTTAAGGCAACCCATTAAAAGGGCACTTAAATATGGCGTCGTTGGGGCCTGTAGCCGGGGATGTGATTTTGAAATGCTGTCTTTGTATGACTGTGAAAATCTGACGCAGGACAAGATCAATCGCTTTAAAATGCGAATTCGGCGGTTTCTTTAG
- a CDS encoding SDR family NAD(P)-dependent oxidoreductase, producing MMTFEGKVAAITGAGSGIGRALALGLASKGCSVCVSDINEAELAETVALLAPYNVKVRSDPLDVTDRNAVESLAASVVDQFGKVDFVFNNAGVALIDRVETVSYDDFEWLMNINFWGMVYGSKAFLPYFQQQGQGRIINVSSLFGLVAVPGQSAYNASKFAIRGFTDAMGQELKGTGIYATSVHPGGIKTNIVKNARFINPGSKHIQKSDMETRFAKMARTTADQAADVILKAVTRKKKRVLIGGDARFLDVVQRLMPEKYPEFLSFVLK from the coding sequence ATCATGACTTTTGAAGGTAAGGTGGCCGCCATTACGGGGGCGGGGTCCGGTATCGGTCGGGCCTTGGCGCTTGGGCTGGCCTCCAAGGGCTGCTCGGTTTGTGTTAGTGATATCAATGAGGCCGAGTTGGCAGAAACAGTGGCCCTGCTCGCCCCATATAACGTGAAGGTTCGCTCTGATCCTTTGGATGTTACCGATCGGAACGCGGTTGAAAGTCTGGCCGCGTCGGTAGTGGATCAATTTGGCAAAGTGGATTTTGTGTTTAATAATGCCGGAGTGGCACTCATTGATCGGGTTGAAACTGTTTCTTATGATGATTTCGAGTGGTTGATGAATATCAATTTCTGGGGAATGGTTTATGGCTCGAAGGCTTTTCTGCCTTATTTTCAACAACAGGGGCAAGGCCGTATCATAAACGTGTCTAGCCTGTTTGGGTTGGTTGCCGTTCCGGGGCAGAGCGCATATAACGCTTCAAAATTTGCCATTCGTGGATTTACGGATGCCATGGGCCAAGAATTGAAAGGTACGGGAATTTATGCAACCAGTGTGCATCCCGGCGGCATAAAAACCAATATTGTGAAAAATGCGCGTTTCATAAATCCCGGCAGCAAGCATATTCAAAAATCAGATATGGAAACAAGATTTGCGAAAATGGCTCGCACAACAGCCGATCAGGCGGCCGACGTTATCCTGAAGGCCGTTACGCGTAAAAAGAAACGGGTTCTGATTGGTGGGGATGCTCGCTTTCTAGATGTTGTTCAGCGCTTGATGCCTGAAAAATACCCGGAGTTTCTGTCGTTTGTTTTAAAGTAG